In the genome of Variibacter gotjawalensis, one region contains:
- a CDS encoding GMC family oxidoreductase, translating into MDQYDYIVVGAGSAGCVLAARLSEDPRNKVLLLEAGGKDRNLWIHVPLGYGKLFNNPNVNWLYNTEPEPELNNRQIIQPRGKVLGGSSSINGLLYLRGQPEDYNHWRQLGNAGWSFDDVLPYFRKAEDQQRGADRLHGKGGPLAVSDVSEPHPLCEAFIDASQQAGHPRNDDFNGETQEGAGYFQLTARNGRRCSTAVGYLRPARSRTNLRVEPHAQTSRILFEGRRAVGVEYIQDGVKKIARAGREVVLSAGAFGSPQILELSGVGDPDILQQHGIPIVAEMKGVGDDLQDHFQVRMAYRCTEAITMNDVINSWTQSVVHGLRYIFQRKGMLTIGAGYAGGFFKTDRSLETPDVQAHFIIFSSDRTGVALHPFPGFIASICQLRPESRGTSHIKSNNPLDAPAIRPRYLSAPVDRDVTVAGLKLLRKIMAQPAMARYIAEERTPGVDKNSDAELLAYAREVGSTIFHPTSTCRMGSDTRAVVDERLRVHGFEGLRVADGSIMPTVVSGNTNAGIVMIGEKCADMMLQDAKAAMSARAA; encoded by the coding sequence GTGGACCAATACGATTACATTGTTGTCGGCGCCGGCAGCGCCGGGTGTGTGCTCGCGGCTCGCCTGAGCGAAGACCCGCGCAACAAAGTGCTGCTGCTCGAAGCGGGCGGCAAGGACCGCAATCTCTGGATCCACGTGCCGCTCGGCTACGGCAAGCTGTTCAACAACCCGAATGTGAATTGGCTCTACAACACGGAGCCGGAGCCGGAGCTCAACAATCGCCAGATCATTCAGCCGCGCGGCAAAGTGCTCGGCGGCTCGTCGTCGATCAACGGCCTTCTGTATCTGCGCGGTCAGCCCGAGGACTACAACCACTGGCGCCAGCTCGGCAACGCGGGCTGGAGCTTCGACGATGTGCTTCCGTATTTCCGCAAGGCTGAGGATCAGCAGCGCGGCGCGGATCGCCTGCACGGCAAGGGTGGACCACTCGCGGTCTCCGACGTCTCCGAACCGCATCCTCTGTGCGAAGCCTTCATCGACGCGTCGCAGCAAGCGGGGCATCCGCGCAACGACGACTTCAACGGCGAGACGCAAGAGGGCGCCGGTTACTTCCAGCTGACCGCACGCAACGGGCGCCGTTGCTCGACGGCCGTCGGCTATCTGCGTCCCGCACGCTCGCGCACAAACCTGCGCGTTGAGCCGCACGCGCAGACATCGCGCATTCTTTTCGAGGGACGCCGCGCCGTCGGCGTCGAATACATTCAGGACGGCGTGAAGAAGATCGCGCGAGCGGGACGCGAAGTCGTGCTATCGGCCGGTGCATTCGGCTCGCCGCAAATCCTCGAACTCTCCGGCGTCGGCGATCCGGACATTCTGCAGCAACACGGCATCCCGATCGTCGCCGAGATGAAGGGCGTCGGCGACGACCTGCAGGATCATTTTCAAGTCCGCATGGCGTATCGCTGCACAGAAGCGATCACGATGAACGACGTGATCAATTCGTGGACGCAGAGCGTCGTGCACGGGCTACGCTACATCTTCCAGCGCAAGGGAATGCTGACGATAGGCGCCGGTTACGCAGGCGGTTTTTTCAAAACGGATCGTTCGCTCGAGACGCCGGACGTGCAGGCGCACTTCATCATCTTTTCGTCGGATCGCACCGGCGTTGCGCTGCATCCGTTCCCGGGCTTCATCGCGTCGATCTGTCAGCTGCGGCCGGAGAGCCGTGGCACCTCGCATATCAAGTCGAATAATCCCCTCGACGCGCCGGCCATTCGCCCGCGCTATCTCTCGGCGCCGGTCGATCGGGACGTGACGGTCGCGGGCCTGAAGCTGCTGCGCAAGATCATGGCGCAGCCCGCGATGGCGCGGTACATCGCGGAAGAGCGCACGCCCGGCGTGGACAAGAACAGCGATGCGGAATTGCTCGCCTACGCGCGCGAAGTCGGTTCGACGATTTTCCACCCGACGTCGACATGCCGCATGGGTTCAGACACACGAGCCGTCGTCGACGAGCGTTTGCGCGTGCATGGCTTTGAAGGTTTGCGTGTCGCCGACGGCTCGATCATGCCGACTGTCGTCTCCGGCAACACCAATGCGGGCATCGTGATGATCGGCGAGAAGTGCGCCGACATGATGCTGCAGGATGCGAAAGCCGCAATGAGCGCCAGAGCGGCTTAG
- a CDS encoding glutathione S-transferase family protein, with amino-acid sequence MITLYEQHDSGNCYKVRLLLSQLGKPFETVQVSSLDGSTRKDDFLARNPIGKVPTVRLDDGRYLGESNAILLHCAEGTDFIPRDAYDRAKMYEWLFFEQYSHEPAIAVRRAILVYPERKAQATPERLAQTLEAGNRALAVMEKRLADSDWLAGNAYSIADIALYAYTHMAHLGGYDLAQFPAISRWLKRVAATPRYVTVEA; translated from the coding sequence ATGATCACGCTTTACGAACAGCACGACTCCGGGAATTGCTACAAGGTCCGCCTGCTGCTGTCGCAACTCGGCAAGCCGTTCGAGACTGTGCAAGTCTCATCGCTCGACGGGTCGACTCGCAAGGACGACTTCCTCGCCCGCAACCCGATCGGCAAAGTGCCGACCGTACGGCTCGACGACGGCCGCTATCTCGGCGAGTCGAACGCGATCCTGCTTCACTGCGCGGAAGGCACGGACTTCATCCCGCGGGACGCCTACGACCGCGCCAAGATGTACGAGTGGCTGTTCTTCGAACAATACAGCCATGAGCCGGCGATCGCGGTGCGCCGCGCGATCCTCGTCTATCCGGAGCGCAAGGCGCAGGCGACGCCCGAGCGTCTCGCGCAGACGCTGGAGGCCGGAAACCGGGCGCTGGCCGTCATGGAGAAGCGGCTTGCCGACAGCGACTGGCTCGCCGGCAACGCCTATTCGATCGCCGACATCGCGCTTTATGCCTATACGCACATGGCGCATCTCGGCGGCTACGATCTCGCGCAATTTCCAGCCATCTCGCGATGGCTGAAACGCGTTGCCGCAACGCCGCGCTACGTCACGGTCGAGGCCTAA
- a CDS encoding acyl-CoA synthetase: MSRNQYDIDLDKNPANYQPLSPLSYLARSAGVFPDQVAIVHGSLRRTYREFYARSRKLASALAQRGIGRGDTVTVMLANTPAMLECHYGVPMTGGVLNTLNTRLDAQVLAFTFDHAETKILITDREFSPVIKEALSLAKVKPLVIDYDDPEYSGLGERLGKIEYEELVAAGDENYAWSLPPDEWDAIALNYTSGTTGDPKGVVYHHRGAALLAMGNIVTASMAKHPVYLWTLPMFHCNGWCFPWSLSVVAGTHVCLRQVRAAQMFDLIATHKVTHLCGAPIVMATLLNAPDDEKKPLPHVVEFFTAAAPPPEAVLAAMKDAGFNVTHLYGLTECYGPTVVNDWNTDWDALSLAEQAAKKARQGVAYAVLDALDVKDPETMQPVPRDGTTIGEVMMRGNVVMRGYLKNKKATDSAFEGGWFHTGDLGVMYPDGYVQLKDRSKDIIISGGENISSIEVEDALFKHPAVGGAAVVAKPDDKWGETPCAFVELKPGKTATADELIAWCRDNLARYKVPRHVVFTELPKTSTGKVQKFRLREMAKAV, encoded by the coding sequence GTGTCGCGTAACCAGTATGATATCGACCTCGATAAGAACCCTGCGAATTATCAGCCGCTGTCGCCGCTCAGCTATTTGGCGCGGTCGGCCGGCGTGTTTCCGGATCAGGTCGCGATCGTGCACGGGTCGCTGCGGCGGACGTATCGAGAGTTCTATGCCCGCTCGCGCAAGCTCGCCTCGGCCTTGGCGCAGCGCGGGATCGGACGCGGCGACACCGTCACGGTGATGCTTGCCAATACGCCCGCGATGCTCGAGTGCCATTACGGGGTGCCGATGACCGGCGGCGTGCTCAATACGCTCAACACGCGGCTCGACGCGCAGGTGCTCGCCTTCACGTTCGATCACGCGGAGACGAAAATTCTCATCACGGACCGCGAGTTTTCGCCCGTGATCAAGGAGGCGCTCAGCCTCGCCAAGGTCAAACCGCTGGTCATCGACTATGACGATCCGGAATATTCCGGCCTCGGCGAGCGGCTCGGCAAGATCGAGTACGAGGAGTTGGTCGCCGCCGGCGATGAGAACTACGCGTGGTCGCTGCCGCCGGACGAATGGGACGCGATCGCTCTCAACTATACGTCTGGCACGACAGGCGATCCGAAGGGTGTCGTTTATCACCATCGCGGCGCCGCTCTGCTCGCGATGGGCAACATCGTCACGGCCTCGATGGCCAAGCATCCGGTCTATCTCTGGACGCTGCCGATGTTCCACTGCAACGGCTGGTGCTTTCCGTGGTCGCTCTCGGTGGTCGCCGGAACGCATGTGTGCCTGCGCCAAGTGCGTGCCGCGCAGATGTTCGACCTCATCGCGACGCATAAGGTGACGCACCTCTGCGGTGCGCCGATCGTGATGGCGACGCTGCTCAACGCACCGGACGACGAGAAGAAGCCGCTGCCGCATGTGGTGGAGTTCTTCACGGCTGCGGCGCCGCCGCCGGAAGCCGTGCTCGCCGCGATGAAGGATGCGGGCTTCAACGTAACGCATCTCTACGGGCTCACGGAGTGCTACGGGCCGACGGTCGTCAACGATTGGAATACCGATTGGGACGCGCTCTCGCTCGCCGAGCAAGCGGCGAAGAAAGCGCGACAAGGCGTCGCTTACGCTGTGCTCGACGCCCTCGACGTGAAAGATCCCGAGACGATGCAGCCGGTGCCGCGCGACGGCACGACGATCGGCGAAGTGATGATGCGCGGCAACGTCGTCATGCGCGGTTATCTGAAGAACAAGAAGGCCACCGACTCCGCGTTCGAAGGCGGCTGGTTCCATACCGGCGATCTCGGCGTGATGTATCCGGACGGCTACGTCCAGCTCAAGGATCGCTCGAAGGACATCATCATCTCGGGCGGCGAGAACATCTCGTCGATCGAGGTCGAGGATGCGCTGTTCAAGCATCCGGCCGTCGGTGGCGCGGCCGTCGTCGCCAAGCCGGACGACAAGTGGGGCGAGACGCCGTGCGCCTTCGTCGAGCTCAAGCCCGGTAAGACCGCGACGGCGGACGAGCTGATTGCTTGGTGCCGCGACAATCTCGCGCGCTACAAAGTGCCGCGCCACGTGGTGTTCACCGAGTTGCCGAAGACCAGCACCGGTAAGGTTCAGAAGTTCAGGCTCCGCGAGATGGCGAAAGCGGTTTGA
- a CDS encoding MBL fold metallo-hydrolase, with protein MQPIRVGDVTIHRIVEQEQPLFDAFKFFPDLTPEILAENAWLTPRFITADHKLNLCVQSYLVQTPHHNILIDTCVGNHKPRPAPRQFWDMLDYPDWERNFAATGLTPNDIDFVMCTHLHIDHVGWNTKLDNGRWVPTFPKARYLFSDRELAYWTETAREDATKAPWMADSVLPIVSAGQADQVKSEHQFSDLVSLFPTPGHTIDHFSVRVGREGADAIITGDMVHSPLQVKYPEFGMFSDYDSKQAGATRRKVFAACCDTPTLVCTAHFPSPSTVRIKRDGDGFKCVEA; from the coding sequence TTGCAGCCCATCCGCGTCGGAGACGTAACGATCCATCGCATCGTCGAGCAGGAGCAGCCGCTGTTCGACGCCTTCAAATTCTTTCCCGATCTGACGCCGGAGATCTTGGCCGAGAACGCATGGCTGACGCCGCGTTTCATCACGGCCGACCACAAGCTCAATCTCTGCGTCCAGAGCTATCTGGTGCAGACGCCGCACCACAACATTCTCATCGACACCTGCGTCGGCAATCACAAGCCGCGGCCGGCGCCGCGCCAGTTCTGGGACATGCTCGACTATCCGGATTGGGAGCGAAATTTCGCCGCGACGGGCTTGACCCCGAACGACATCGATTTCGTGATGTGCACGCATCTGCACATCGATCACGTCGGCTGGAATACGAAGCTCGACAACGGCCGTTGGGTGCCGACGTTTCCGAAAGCGCGCTATCTCTTCTCGGATCGCGAGCTCGCGTACTGGACCGAGACGGCGCGCGAGGACGCGACGAAAGCGCCATGGATGGCGGACTCGGTGCTGCCGATCGTCTCAGCCGGGCAGGCCGACCAGGTGAAGAGCGAGCATCAGTTCTCAGATCTGGTCTCGCTCTTCCCGACGCCGGGTCACACCATCGATCACTTCTCTGTTCGCGTCGGGCGGGAAGGCGCCGATGCGATCATCACGGGCGACATGGTGCATTCGCCGCTGCAGGTGAAGTATCCGGAATTCGGCATGTTCTCCGACTACGACTCGAAGCAGGCCGGCGCGACGCGGCGCAAAGTCTTCGCGGCCTGTTGCGACACGCCGACGCTGGTCTGCACGGCGCATTTCCCGTCGCCCTCGACCGTGCGCATCAAGCGCGACGGCGACGGCTTCAAATGCGTTGAGGCGTGA
- a CDS encoding glycerophosphodiester phosphodiesterase: protein MKRLLPLLLILASPAHAFDLQGHRGARGLAPENTLPAFATALRLGVTTLEFDLAMTKDGVLVVHHDPTLNPNIARGPDGQYITTRTPLRDLTLDEVKRYDVGRLKADSGYGKTHPEQKPVDGTRIPTLSEVVAFVERAGAKDVRFNIETKLSPTTDAETADPATFARAIADAIRNAGLTERATVQSFDWRTLKILRELAPEIRRVCLTVEAPTFDTVQRGKPGASPWLAGLDIDDFDHSVPKLAHAAGCAVWSPNYREVTGDSIAAAKVLGIQVIPWTVNDRSEMARLIDLGVDGIISDYPDRLRGVMAEKSLPLPPPFAVD, encoded by the coding sequence ATGAAGCGACTTCTGCCGCTGTTGTTGATTTTAGCGTCTCCCGCGCACGCGTTCGATCTACAGGGTCATCGCGGCGCGCGCGGGCTTGCGCCTGAGAATACGCTGCCGGCTTTTGCGACGGCGCTGCGGCTCGGCGTCACGACCCTCGAATTCGATCTCGCGATGACGAAGGACGGCGTCCTCGTCGTGCATCATGATCCGACGCTCAATCCCAACATCGCGCGCGGGCCGGATGGCCAATACATCACGACGCGCACACCGCTGCGGGACCTCACGCTCGACGAGGTGAAGCGCTACGACGTCGGCCGGCTCAAAGCCGACAGCGGATACGGCAAAACGCATCCGGAGCAGAAACCGGTCGACGGCACGCGCATCCCGACGCTCAGCGAAGTCGTTGCTTTCGTCGAACGCGCCGGCGCGAAGGATGTTCGCTTCAACATCGAGACGAAGCTATCTCCGACGACGGATGCCGAGACCGCCGATCCGGCGACATTCGCGCGCGCGATTGCGGACGCGATCCGCAACGCGGGGCTCACCGAGCGTGCGACCGTTCAATCGTTCGATTGGCGGACGCTGAAGATTCTGCGCGAGCTCGCGCCGGAAATCCGCCGCGTCTGCCTCACGGTCGAAGCGCCGACTTTCGACACCGTGCAACGCGGCAAGCCCGGCGCGTCGCCGTGGCTCGCCGGTCTCGACATCGACGACTTCGATCACTCGGTGCCGAAGCTCGCGCATGCGGCGGGATGTGCGGTGTGGTCGCCGAACTACCGTGAGGTTACCGGTGACAGCATTGCGGCCGCGAAAGTACTCGGCATCCAGGTGATCCCGTGGACCGTGAACGATCGCAGCGAGATGGCACGGCTGATCGATCTCGGCGTCGACGGCATCATCTCGGACTATCCGGACCGACTACGCGGCGTGATGGCGGAGAAGAGTTTGCCGCTGCCGCCGCCCTTCGCGGTGGACTAA
- a CDS encoding sulfite exporter TauE/SafE family protein, translating to MPTDTTFWIAVIFAVSVLGLSKGGFAGVGGIATPLMALFLPPLEAAALLLPIMILQDAISVWFYRRDFDKRNLMIMLPGAVIGIAVAWGLAAYISDSAVKFGIGFISLLFILQSWFAKAPEADAGLPSVPSGVFWGALSGFTSTLAQQGSPPFQVYVLPQRLPKLTFVGTVAIFFATVNAVKVIPYFALGNFSTRLFTVSLMLMPLAVLTNMFGFWVVRVMPTILFYRVAHVLVFVISLELIREGLVGMFWR from the coding sequence TTGCCGACAGACACGACATTCTGGATCGCCGTCATCTTCGCGGTGAGCGTCCTTGGGCTTTCCAAGGGCGGCTTTGCGGGTGTAGGCGGCATCGCGACGCCGCTGATGGCGCTGTTTCTGCCGCCGCTCGAAGCTGCCGCGCTGCTGCTGCCGATCATGATCCTGCAAGACGCGATTTCGGTGTGGTTCTATCGGCGCGATTTCGACAAGCGCAATCTGATGATCATGCTGCCGGGCGCGGTGATCGGGATCGCGGTCGCGTGGGGCCTTGCGGCTTACATCTCGGACAGCGCCGTGAAGTTCGGCATCGGCTTCATTTCGCTACTCTTCATTCTGCAGTCGTGGTTCGCCAAAGCGCCGGAGGCGGATGCCGGGCTGCCGTCCGTCCCCTCCGGTGTATTTTGGGGTGCGCTCTCCGGCTTCACGTCAACGCTGGCGCAGCAAGGCTCGCCGCCGTTTCAGGTTTATGTTCTGCCGCAGCGCCTGCCGAAGCTGACGTTCGTCGGTACGGTGGCGATATTTTTTGCGACCGTAAATGCCGTGAAGGTCATCCCCTATTTCGCGCTCGGTAACTTCTCGACACGGCTGTTCACAGTGTCGCTGATGTTGATGCCGCTCGCGGTCCTCACCAACATGTTCGGGTTTTGGGTCGTCCGCGTCATGCCGACGATCCTGTTTTACCGTGTCGCGCATGTTTTGGTGTTTGTGATATCGTTGGAGTTGATCCGCGAAGGTCTCGTTGGCATGTTCTGGCGATGA
- a CDS encoding enoyl-CoA hydratase has translation MSDLVLQHLDRGLLTVTMNRPERRNALSAEMQFAMLDALHAATKNAEVRAILLKGAGGTFCVGGDIQAMTTKAPATLEENVTDLRSRMEISRLVHQMQKPVVAQVDGAAAGAGFSLALACDLRIASESAKITTAFAKIGFPGDYGGTFFLTKMIGSAKARELYLMSPVLSAQEALGLGIVTKVVPDAETEKVAHDVAMSLAQGPTIALGYIKKNINNAETMSLEDCFDGEALHLSRCRDSTDHKEAAKAFVEKRKPTFAGR, from the coding sequence ATGAGCGATCTCGTCCTCCAGCATCTCGACCGCGGCCTTTTGACCGTCACGATGAACCGGCCGGAACGGCGCAATGCGCTCAGCGCCGAGATGCAGTTCGCCATGCTGGATGCGCTGCATGCCGCGACCAAGAATGCCGAGGTCCGCGCGATCCTGCTGAAAGGCGCAGGGGGCACTTTCTGCGTCGGCGGCGACATTCAGGCGATGACGACGAAGGCGCCCGCGACACTAGAAGAAAACGTCACCGATCTGCGCAGCCGGATGGAAATCTCTCGCCTCGTGCATCAGATGCAGAAGCCGGTCGTCGCGCAGGTCGACGGTGCGGCGGCCGGAGCCGGGTTTTCGCTCGCGCTTGCCTGCGACCTGCGTATCGCGAGCGAGAGTGCGAAGATCACGACGGCCTTCGCCAAGATCGGCTTTCCGGGCGACTACGGCGGCACGTTCTTTCTGACGAAAATGATCGGCAGCGCGAAAGCGCGCGAGCTTTACCTGATGTCGCCGGTGCTTTCCGCGCAGGAAGCGCTCGGCCTCGGGATCGTGACGAAGGTCGTGCCCGACGCCGAGACCGAGAAGGTCGCGCACGACGTCGCGATGTCGCTCGCCCAGGGCCCAACCATTGCGCTCGGCTACATCAAGAAGAACATCAACAACGCCGAGACGATGTCGCTCGAAGACTGCTTCGACGGCGAGGCGCTGCACCTCTCGCGCTGCCGCGACTCGACCGATCACAAGGAAGCCGCGAAGGCGTTCGTCGAGAAGCGCAAGCCGACATTCGCGGGCCGCTGA
- a CDS encoding propionyl-CoA synthetase — MNAKASRYHEVHARSMKDPEGFWREVAEEIDWVKPADKIFDPDMGLYGRWFVGAECNTCYNALDRHVERGRGEQTAIIYDSPVTNTKRNISYAEMLAEVKAFAAILQDHNVKKGDRVILYMPMVPEAIVAMLACARIGAVHSVVFGGFAPKELATRIDDSQPDLILTASCGIEVQRIVEYKPLLDAAIDLAKHKVKDVILLQRPQAKAAMTEGRDHDWATLRDAAIKAGKTADCVTVKATDPLYILYTSGTTGIPKGVVRDNGGHMVALKWSMHGLYGVKPGETWWCSSDIGWVVGHSYIVYGPLLHGATSVFYEGKPVGTPDAGAFWRVISEHGVVALFTAPTAFRAIKKEDPNGTFIRKYDLSKFRTLFLAGERADPPTVEWAEQQLQKPVIDHWWQTETGWCIAGNPVGLGTLPVKHGSPTVPMPGYDVRVVDEASREVARGTMGAIVIKLPLPPASLPTLWNQDARCREAYFTEFPGYYKTADAGFIDEDGYVYIMGRTDDIINVAGHRLSTGGMEEVLAGHPDVAECAVIGIADAMKGEVPCGFIVLKAGVDRDTKEIEKEVVALVREKIGPIAAFKLALTVPRLPKTRSGKILRGTMKKIADGESWTMPATIEEPKVLEEIGEVLKGRG; from the coding sequence ATGAACGCCAAGGCAAGCCGGTATCACGAGGTTCACGCGCGCAGCATGAAGGACCCCGAGGGGTTCTGGCGCGAGGTGGCCGAGGAGATCGACTGGGTCAAACCCGCCGACAAAATCTTCGATCCGGACATGGGCCTTTATGGCCGCTGGTTCGTCGGCGCCGAATGCAACACTTGCTACAACGCGCTCGATCGCCACGTCGAGCGTGGCCGCGGCGAGCAGACCGCGATCATCTACGATTCACCCGTCACCAATACGAAGCGCAACATCTCATATGCGGAGATGCTTGCGGAAGTGAAGGCCTTCGCGGCGATCCTGCAGGACCACAACGTCAAGAAGGGTGACCGCGTCATCCTCTATATGCCGATGGTGCCGGAAGCGATCGTCGCGATGCTCGCCTGCGCGCGTATCGGTGCGGTGCACTCGGTCGTGTTCGGCGGCTTCGCGCCGAAGGAGCTCGCGACCCGTATCGACGACTCGCAGCCGGACCTCATCCTCACGGCGTCCTGCGGCATCGAGGTGCAGCGCATCGTCGAGTACAAACCGCTGCTCGATGCCGCGATCGATCTCGCCAAGCACAAGGTGAAGGACGTCATCCTGCTGCAGCGGCCGCAGGCGAAGGCCGCGATGACCGAAGGCCGCGATCACGATTGGGCAACGCTGCGCGACGCCGCGATCAAGGCCGGCAAGACGGCCGACTGCGTGACCGTGAAGGCGACCGATCCGCTCTACATCCTCTACACGTCCGGCACGACCGGCATCCCGAAAGGCGTCGTGCGCGACAACGGCGGCCACATGGTCGCGCTCAAATGGTCGATGCACGGTCTCTACGGCGTGAAGCCGGGCGAAACCTGGTGGTGCTCGTCCGACATCGGCTGGGTCGTCGGCCATTCCTACATCGTCTACGGCCCGCTGCTGCACGGCGCGACCAGCGTGTTCTACGAAGGCAAGCCGGTCGGCACGCCGGATGCTGGTGCGTTCTGGCGCGTCATCTCGGAACACGGCGTCGTCGCGCTGTTCACGGCGCCGACCGCGTTCCGCGCGATCAAGAAGGAAGACCCGAACGGCACCTTCATTCGCAAATACGACCTCTCGAAATTCCGCACGCTGTTCCTCGCCGGCGAACGCGCCGACCCGCCGACCGTCGAGTGGGCCGAGCAGCAATTGCAGAAGCCCGTGATCGATCACTGGTGGCAGACCGAAACCGGCTGGTGCATCGCAGGCAATCCGGTCGGCCTCGGCACGTTGCCGGTGAAGCACGGCTCGCCGACCGTGCCGATGCCAGGCTACGACGTGCGCGTCGTCGACGAAGCTTCGCGTGAGGTCGCGCGCGGCACCATGGGTGCGATCGTGATCAAGCTGCCGCTGCCGCCCGCATCGCTGCCGACACTGTGGAACCAGGACGCGCGCTGCCGGGAAGCCTACTTCACTGAGTTTCCGGGCTATTACAAAACCGCCGACGCGGGTTTCATCGATGAGGACGGTTACGTCTACATCATGGGCCGCACCGACGACATCATCAACGTCGCGGGTCATCGCCTCTCGACTGGTGGCATGGAGGAAGTGCTCGCCGGCCATCCGGACGTCGCCGAATGCGCCGTCATCGGCATTGCGGATGCAATGAAAGGCGAAGTGCCGTGCGGCTTCATTGTGCTCAAAGCCGGCGTCGATCGCGACACCAAAGAAATCGAGAAGGAAGTCGTCGCGCTGGTGCGCGAAAAGATCGGCCCGATCGCCGCGTTCAAGCTCGCGCTGACGGTGCCCCGTCTGCCGAAAACGCGCTCCGGCAAAATCCTGCGCGGCACGATGAAGAAGATCGCCGACGGCGAGAGTTGGACGATGCCCGCGACCATCGAAGAGCCGAAAGTGCTCGAGGAGATCGGCGAGGTATTGAAGGGGAGGGGCTAG
- a CDS encoding HAD family hydrolase — translation MIKNIIFDVGNVFVQWSPHEIVERSYQLAQGSDENLSKADTLFRNALWKGLNRGEMTMAEAQRAYRDQFALSEEEAERLFFHILDSLDVIEGTEALAQRLKAAGYRIFALTDNVHEIVAYLKNRHTFWPLFEAATISAELGLLKPEAAIYRHALDTHGLVGDETVFFDDIQANVDGAIAAGMHAKVFTTANRCEADLRELGVSV, via the coding sequence ATGATCAAAAACATCATCTTCGACGTCGGCAATGTTTTCGTGCAGTGGTCGCCGCACGAGATAGTCGAGCGCAGCTATCAGCTCGCGCAGGGCTCCGACGAGAACCTGAGTAAAGCCGACACGCTGTTTCGCAACGCGTTGTGGAAAGGCCTCAACCGCGGCGAGATGACGATGGCGGAGGCGCAGCGCGCGTATCGCGATCAGTTCGCGCTGTCCGAAGAAGAGGCAGAGCGGCTGTTCTTTCACATTCTGGATTCGCTCGACGTCATCGAAGGCACCGAGGCGCTGGCGCAGCGCCTGAAGGCTGCGGGCTATCGCATCTTCGCGCTCACCGACAACGTGCACGAGATCGTCGCTTACTTAAAGAACCGCCACACCTTCTGGCCGCTGTTCGAAGCCGCGACCATCTCGGCCGAACTCGGCCTGCTCAAGCCCGAGGCGGCGATCTATCGCCATGCGCTCGACACGCATGGCCTTGTCGGCGACGAGACGGTGTTCTTCGACGACATCCAGGCCAACGTCGACGGCGCTATTGCGGCCGGCATGCACGCAAAGGTCTTCACCACGGCGAATCGCTGCGAGGCCGATCTGCGTGAACTTGGTGTGTCGGTTTAG